A window of Cottoperca gobio chromosome 16, fCotGob3.1, whole genome shotgun sequence contains these coding sequences:
- the mms22l gene encoding protein MMS22-like has protein sequence MADDFSQSLTPPVSPFAADSLCEMTPARPPCFCCSEIKEDPTGALSPDGYTARGSLKRLLLRLDPAPAEYETDTVEIFGFPWVTETSLVESTKLLFGLFRQKVCRLEFLVQSSSHDFGQAGNLHYEAEDLRQQCVSFLQYVKVFLHRYLEPCSSLDTSHSHPYEELEAQLPSALLEELFSITLLVGRLKDLPTNVLSAFTISNPGKIFPPSWHLLHLHLDIHWSVLEILHLLGHKMQGQVVYAHQFVNLTGENLTDTSLFEEHLCSLLSDLTGLAIGKYGKVRPTEALSSHHYLCSCTKELWVLLMHLLEYRNKVLHTQSFWSYMNSLLRPLVSGKPAAEQFSGLPTHCKDPLGFTWWLLSHVAMLGQYSRNGTLQHEKHLGDNWTFVEELLKLTCNPKGGLAEEQVRMHVHCCLSLCLLWEPSTSAVSTLWDYYSRNLSASFTVPWLGMSGVGTLCKTPLALFEQARSCCSPSPLHSPGHTQLYRSANSFHIFLRVLALCLAQDRAGGVPQRQIKGRIYSKFSSKKMQELPEAGLMNFLLLFLVVAKQVELEDVAGRACELLGYLPSNCPPGHRTLVWRGQLSLLLLFQERGLDVGAQASWLASSFNETAKEFYDKTTEVSRRLALWGPLGSYLEGVAEVFETSTSLNLSEEKLLNEGFDWLLPACRLSELNSALGFLQIVLSQLRRVHQRSVQSAPTLTWAPGNTSVVKERHLAIAAALWAHFFSFLRSLRLSQTPPAQLADAAAGFTLLAFDLPSSAPPDLQPNPVQSIMQCFGWDDMLHPLLVTRYLPHLLQNSELVSSLSSDSAGVVSGSSQSPSVRAWFRCVLQQHLHKNPDGSDSRTGRAVEEQLCELTRLVLRLPEVESLLQRAGLQPTTPRTEPTAALEIFVKAVGSVYSGLQVLSERSAMVTRALDYIGDILKHIKPSLVSKSQEGLQLAYWAVGCIVKHWSPLLATSKAQQLLFRIVDVLLLPHNLTQQDKALRDSLSLYLQGLSVASSVSQSQGAYLKQQLRSVTRRYLDHFLPASPSIGIIANHPVLLSACEANPTTRGAVLRRTILEVLCTSFLQFKGYAPPPRLAAVMMFLLELLRRNSDSDPALLTLPLRSLLRCVMLVNEPQVRKTSTDALQLVVERCAAASTEGPCDQMITVLRSFVEENEGVYDRQVYSVLETVSVLDPSVVQALIPNLSLSLRNTEHKRGLGRNIALRTAYKKLLRLLGESGQAEITSLEVD, from the exons GGCAAGCAGGCAACCTCCACTATGAAGCAGAGGACCTCAGACAACAGTGTGTTTCATTTCTTCAGTATGTCAAAGTCTTCTTGCACAG ATACCTGGAACCTTGCAGCTCTCTGGATACAAGTCATTCACACCCCTATGAAGAGCTGGAGGCTCAGCTCCCCTCTGCTCTTCTGGAGGAGCTGTTCAGCATCACTCTCCTCGTAGGACGACTCAAAGACCTGCCTACCAACGTTCTGAGTGCCTTCACTATATCTAACCCGGGGAAG ATTTTTCCTCCCTCTTGGCATTTGTTACACCTTCATCTTGACATCCACTGGTCAGTCTTGGAGATCCTTCACCTGCTTGGTCACAAGATGCAAG GCCAGGTGGTGTACGCCCACCAGTTTGTGAATCTGACGGGAGAGAACCTGACCGATACCAGTCTGTTTGAAGAGCACCTGTGCAGTCTGCTGTCTGACCTCACTGGTCTGGCCATAGGCAAATACGGCAAG GTGAGGCCCACAGAGGCACTGAGCAGCCATCACTACCTTTGCTCCTGCACCAAAGAGCTGTGGGTCCTGCTCATGCACCTTCTGGAGTACAGGAATAAAGTGTTGCACACACAG TCTTTCTGGAGCTACATGAACTCGTTGTTGAGGCCTCTGGTTTCAGGGAagccagcagcagagcagttCAGTGGCCTCCCCACGCACTGTAAGGACCCTCTGGGATTCACATGGTGGCTGCTCTCTCATGTAGCAATGTTAGGGCAGTACAGTCGTAACGGCACTCTCCAGCACGAG AAACATCTGGGGGATAATTGGACTTTTGTGGAAGAGTTGCTCAAGTTAACCTGTAACCCTAAG GGAGGTCTAGCAGAGGAGCAGGTCAGGATGCATGTCCACtgctgtctcagtctctgtctgctGTGGGAACCGAGCACCAGTGCTGTCTCCACCCTGTGGGACTACTACAGTAGGAATCTG AGTGCTTCATTCACTGTACCCTGGCTCGGGATGTCTGGCGTGGGCACTCTGTGCAAGACGCCCCTGGCTCTGTTTGAGCAGGCCCGCAGCTGCtgctccccctctcccctccactCTCCAGGACACACTCAGCTCTACCGCTCAGCCAACTCCTTCCACATCTTCCTTCGAGTGCTGGCCCTGTGCCTCGCCCAGGACAGGGCGGGTGGAGTCCCACAGAGACAGATCAAAGGAAG GATTTATTCCAAGTTCTCCTCAAAGAAAATGCAAGAGTTACCAGAGGCGGGCCTCATGaactttctgctgctttttctgGTGGTGGCCAAGCAGgtagagctggaggatgtggccggCAGAGCCTGTGAGCTGCTGGGTTACCTTCCCTCTAACTGCCCCCCTGGGCACCGCACCCTGGTCTGGAGGGGACAGCTatcactgctgctgttgttccaG GAGAGGGGTCTGGATGTTGGTGCACAGGCTAGCTGGCTGGCCTCCTCCTTTAATGAGACTGCCAAAGAGTTCTACGATAAGACCACAGAGGTGTCTCGCAGGCTTGCCCTCTGGGGGCCCCTCGGCTCATACCTGGAGGGTGTGGCCGAGGTGTTCGAGACAAGCACCAGTCTCAACCTATCCGAGGAAAAGCTGCTCAACGAAGGGTTTGATTGGTTGTTGCCTGCTTGCCGCCTCTCAGAGCTGAATTCCGCCCTGGGCTTTCTGCAGATCGTCCTCTCCCAGCTCAG GCGGGTCCATCAGCGCAGTGTCCAGTCAGCACCCACCTTGACTTGGGCTCCCGGTAACACCAGTGTGGTGAAAGAGCGCCACCTAGCGATAGCAGCAGCACTCTGGGCGcacttcttctctttcctgcGCAGCCTACGCCTCTCCCAGACCCCTCCAGCGCAGCTGGCAGATGCTGCTGCAG GCTTCACCCTGTTGGCCTTCGATCTGCCCAGCTCCGCCCCCCCGGACCTTCAGCCCAACCCCGTCCAGTCTATAATGCAATGCTTCGGCTGGGACGACATGCTTCACCCACTCCTGGTAACTCGCTACCTTCCCCATCTGCTCCAAAACAG tgAGCTGGTGTCCTCACTCAGCAGCGATTCTGCCGGTGTCGTGTCCGGCTCGTCGCAAAGCCCGTCAGTGAGAGCCTGGTTCCGCTGTGTTCTACAGCAGCACCTCCACAAGAACCCGGATGGGTCTGACAGCAGAACAG GCCGGGCTGTGGAGGAGCAGTTGTGTGAACTGACCCGGCTTGTGCTGAGACTTCCTGAGGTGGAAAGTCTTTTGCAGAGAGCGGGCCTCCAGCCCACAACCCCGAGGACCGAGCCCACTGCAGCCCTGGAGATCTTTGTCAAG GCTGTAGGCAGTGTGTACAGTGGACTGCAGGTTTTGTCTGAGCGTTCAGCCATGGTGACCAGAGCCCTGGACTACATTGGTGACATCCTGAAACACATTAAACCCTCTCTGGTCAGCAAGAGCCAAGAGGGACTGCAGCTGGCCTACTGGGCTGTTG GTTGCATAGTGAAGCACTGGAGCCCCCTGCTGGCCACATCTAAAGCCCAGCAGCTGCTGTTCCGTATTGTGGACGTGCTGCTGCTTCCCCACAACCTCACACAGCAGGATAAAGCTCTGAGGGACAGCCTGTCTCTATATCTACAG GGTCTGTCCGTGGCCTCCAGTGTGTCTCAGTCGCAGGGTGCCTACCTGAAGCAGCAGCTCCGCTCTGTTACCCGCAGATATCTGGACCATTTCCTTCCTGCATCACCTTCCATCGGCATCATTGCCAACCACCCGGTGCTCCTGAGCGCCTGCGAGGCCAACCCAACCACCCGAGGAGCAGTGCTGAGGAGGACCATCCTGGAGGTGCTCTG CACAAGCTTCCTGCAGTTTAAAGGTTATGCCCCTCCGCCTCGACTAGCAGCGGTGATGATGTTCCTATTGGAGCTTCTGAGGCGAAACAGCGACTCAGACCCCGCCCTCCTCACTCTGCCCCTCCGCTCCCTGCTGCGCTGTGTGATGCTGGTCAACGAGCCGCAGG TGAGGAAGACGAGCACAGATGCCTTGCAGCTTGTGGTGGAGCGATGTGCTGCTGCATCTACAGAGGGGCCGTGTGACCAGATGATCACTGTCTTACG GTCGTTTGTGGAGGAGAACGAGGGAGTCTACGACAGGCAGGTATACAGTGTCCTGGAGACGGTGTCTGTTTTAGATCCCTCTGTGGTTCAAGCGCTCATCCCCAACCTGTCTCTCAGTCTGAGAAACACGGAACACAAGAGAGGACTGGGCAGGAACATCGCCTTGAG GACTGCATATAAGAAGTTGCTGCGCCTCCTTGGAGAGAGCGGGCAGGCAGAAATAACCAGTCTGGAAGTGGACTGA